From a region of the Verrucomicrobiia bacterium genome:
- a CDS encoding cytochrome c — protein sequence MSQNTKSINVRGAVDAEPTAGPANVPIWMMVSLLVLFFAGALYFDSEGGWFSQEVYAPYRSEEQLALFQPASGADRALARGKLVFEQVCALCHGVDGLGKPGQAPPFVGSEWVLSDVPARLIRIPLHGLNGPITVKGEQWALAMPAMGAAMPDEDLAAVLTYMRNSWGNKASEITPEQVAAERAATASHSQPWTSDELLQVK from the coding sequence ATGAGTCAGAACACCAAATCAATCAACGTGCGTGGCGCGGTGGATGCGGAACCGACGGCCGGCCCGGCCAACGTCCCCATCTGGATGATGGTGTCGCTCCTTGTGCTTTTCTTTGCCGGGGCGCTTTACTTTGACAGCGAGGGCGGCTGGTTCAGTCAGGAGGTTTACGCTCCCTACCGCAGCGAGGAGCAACTCGCCTTGTTCCAGCCCGCCTCCGGCGCCGACCGCGCCCTGGCGCGCGGGAAGTTGGTTTTTGAGCAGGTTTGCGCGCTTTGCCATGGCGTGGACGGCCTTGGCAAGCCCGGGCAGGCGCCTCCGTTCGTCGGCTCCGAATGGGTGCTCAGCGATGTGCCCGCCCGCTTGATTCGTATTCCGTTGCATGGGTTGAACGGACCGATCACGGTCAAAGGCGAGCAATGGGCGCTGGCCATGCCGGCCATGGGCGCGGCGATGCCGGATGAAGATTTGGCGGCAGTGCTGACCTACATGCGCAATTCGTGGGGCAACAAGGCCTCGGAAATCACGCCGGAACAAGTCGCCGCTGAGCGGGCGGCCACGGCAAGCCACAGCCAGCCGTGGACGTCGGATGAACTCCTGCAAGTGAAATAA
- the queG gene encoding tRNA epoxyqueuosine(34) reductase QueG — MKEAIRQRARELGFDDCRFTHAAPPARRAAFDAWLAAGRQGEMGWMERSAVKRRDLQAVLPGARSIITLAVNYNPPPRDNATANSTGSPDEPRGQVARYARHADYHDVLSAPLKTLAEFVESTSGSNARCLWYVDTGPILERELAERSGIGFVGKHTNVISRQFGNWILLAEILTTLELEPDPPETNRCGNCTRCLASCPTQAITAPFQLDARRCISYLTIELKGSIPLELRSAIGDRIFGCDDCLAVCPWNRFAQAGRLLHPHARPDLTEPALLELLQLDEAQFKRRFAGTPLLRSKRRGLVRNVCVALGNVGTAAVLPTLARATSDPEPLIAEHARWAVAQINSRKK; from the coding sequence ATGAAGGAAGCCATCCGGCAACGCGCCCGGGAACTGGGCTTCGACGATTGTCGCTTCACCCACGCCGCTCCGCCCGCCCGCCGGGCCGCCTTCGATGCGTGGCTCGCCGCCGGACGGCAGGGCGAAATGGGCTGGATGGAGCGCAGCGCCGTCAAGCGCCGCGACCTGCAGGCCGTGCTGCCGGGCGCCCGCAGCATCATCACCCTCGCCGTCAACTACAACCCGCCGCCCCGGGACAATGCGACAGCCAATTCGACCGGTTCGCCAGACGAGCCGCGCGGCCAGGTCGCGCGTTACGCCCGGCACGCAGACTATCATGACGTGCTGTCCGCCCCGCTTAAAACACTGGCAGAGTTTGTTGAATCCACGAGTGGATCCAACGCGCGGTGTTTGTGGTATGTGGACACGGGCCCGATTCTCGAACGGGAGCTGGCCGAGCGCAGCGGCATCGGTTTCGTGGGCAAGCATACGAATGTGATCAGCCGCCAGTTCGGCAACTGGATCTTGCTGGCGGAAATTTTGACGACACTCGAACTGGAACCCGATCCCCCGGAGACGAACCGTTGTGGCAACTGCACGCGCTGCCTGGCATCGTGCCCGACCCAGGCAATCACCGCGCCCTTTCAGCTCGATGCCCGCCGCTGCATTTCCTATCTGACCATCGAGCTGAAAGGATCCATTCCATTGGAACTGCGCTCCGCGATCGGCGACCGGATTTTTGGCTGCGACGACTGTCTGGCCGTGTGCCCATGGAACCGCTTTGCCCAGGCGGGACGGCTGTTGCACCCGCACGCCCGGCCCGACCTGACGGAGCCTGCCCTGCTCGAACTGCTCCAGCTCGATGAGGCGCAGTTCAAACGGCGGTTTGCCGGAACACCGCTGCTGCGCTCGAAACGCCGCGGCTTGGTGCGCAATGTGTGCGTGGCGCTGGGCAATGTCGGCACGGCCGCTGTTCTCCCAACGCTGGCCAGGGCGACGAGTGATCCGGAACCTTTGATTGCTGAACACGCCCGCTGGGCCGTGGCTCAAATCAACAGCAGAAAAAAATGA
- a CDS encoding site-2 protease family protein, with the protein MNEHESDAPPVINRQLPPAPPVIGSNPPPDLPRPEERPGVADARSESRLKKLLGSLGVVGVLLLKLGAKLKLIILPAIKFFPVLFKTGGTMILSVAAYAMAWGWWFALGFVLLIFVHECGHLLAAKRCGLKVGAPVFIPFMGAFIALKEAPRNAWVEAQVGIGGPLLGAFGAAVCEIVHLLTGNLLFRALAYMGFFLNLFNLAPLGMLDGGRIVTALSPWLWVVGLVIVVGLTILHPSFILFLILVFSAPRVFSLFRRQSEAERRYFEVTPGQRWTMGTLYFGLIALLVLGMQFTHIPRETLPQRGTPSQSGGEGQAVRTAAVGAQLVALKPPATNCVVVRFCGRI; encoded by the coding sequence ATGAATGAACATGAATCCGATGCGCCCCCGGTCATCAACCGGCAGCTGCCGCCCGCCCCGCCGGTCATCGGTTCGAACCCGCCGCCGGATCTGCCGCGGCCGGAGGAACGGCCGGGCGTGGCGGACGCGCGATCGGAAAGCCGGTTGAAGAAGTTGCTCGGTTCGCTGGGCGTGGTGGGCGTGCTGCTTCTCAAGCTGGGGGCCAAGCTTAAACTCATCATTTTGCCGGCGATCAAATTCTTCCCGGTGTTGTTCAAGACGGGCGGCACCATGATTCTGTCGGTGGCCGCCTATGCCATGGCTTGGGGCTGGTGGTTTGCGTTGGGTTTCGTGCTGCTCATTTTCGTTCACGAATGCGGTCATCTGCTGGCGGCGAAGAGATGTGGCCTCAAAGTGGGGGCGCCGGTGTTTATTCCGTTCATGGGTGCATTCATTGCGCTCAAGGAGGCGCCGCGCAACGCATGGGTTGAGGCGCAGGTCGGCATTGGCGGGCCGTTGCTGGGCGCGTTCGGTGCCGCTGTCTGCGAAATCGTCCATCTGCTCACCGGCAATCTGCTGTTTCGTGCGCTGGCTTACATGGGATTCTTTCTCAACCTCTTCAACCTGGCTCCGCTCGGCATGCTTGACGGCGGCCGTATCGTGACGGCGCTGTCGCCCTGGCTGTGGGTGGTGGGGCTGGTGATCGTCGTAGGGCTGACGATTTTGCACCCGAGCTTCATTCTTTTTCTGATTCTCGTATTTTCCGCGCCGCGGGTTTTCTCGCTGTTCCGTCGCCAGAGCGAGGCGGAGCGGCGTTATTTTGAAGTGACGCCCGGCCAACGTTGGACGATGGGGACGCTTTATTTCGGGCTGATTGCGCTGCTCGTGCTGGGCATGCAGTTTACCCACATCCCTCGGGAAACGCTGCCGCAACGGGGAACACCCAGCCAAAGTGGAGGGGAAGGCCAGGCCGTTCGGACCGCGGCGGTTGGCGCCCAGCTTGTCGCGCTGAAGCCGCCCGCAACGAATTGCGTGGTGGTGAGATTTTGCGGGCGAATTTGA
- the tuf gene encoding elongation factor Tu → MAKEQFQRNKPHLNVGTIGHVDHGKSTLTAAIVSVQNRKGMAPAISYADITKGGTVRDETKTVTIAVSHVEYESPKRHYAHVDCPGHADYVKNMITGAAQMDGAILVVSAADGPMPQTREHILLARQVGVPSIVVFLNKVDLADADLLELIEMEIRELLTKYGFPGDTTPIIRGSATAAMAGKPEGEKAITDLLDALDNFIPEPVREQDKPFLMCVEDVFNIEGRGTVVTGRVERGVLKKMEEVEIVGLRETRKTTATDIEMFRKLLDSCQPGDNVGVLLRGTKKDEVERGMVLAKPGSITPHTKFKAEVYVLSKDEGGRHTPFFTNYRPQFYFRTSDVTGSLTLPAGVEMVMPGDNVTVEVVLQKAVAMEKGLRFAVREGGRTIGAGRVTEVIE, encoded by the coding sequence ATGGCTAAAGAGCAATTTCAGAGAAACAAACCCCACCTGAATGTGGGAACGATTGGTCACGTTGACCACGGCAAGTCCACTCTCACGGCTGCCATCGTCTCGGTGCAAAACCGCAAAGGCATGGCTCCGGCGATTTCCTACGCGGACATCACCAAGGGAGGCACGGTGCGTGATGAAACCAAGACGGTCACCATTGCGGTTTCCCACGTTGAATACGAGAGCCCCAAGCGGCATTACGCGCACGTGGACTGCCCCGGCCATGCTGACTATGTCAAGAACATGATCACCGGTGCGGCCCAGATGGACGGCGCCATTCTCGTGGTGAGCGCGGCTGATGGTCCGATGCCGCAAACCCGTGAACACATTCTCCTGGCCCGCCAGGTCGGTGTGCCCAGCATTGTTGTCTTCCTCAACAAGGTGGATCTCGCGGACGCCGATCTCTTGGAGCTCATCGAAATGGAAATTCGCGAATTGCTGACCAAGTATGGTTTCCCTGGTGACACCACCCCGATCATTCGTGGTTCCGCGACGGCGGCCATGGCGGGCAAGCCTGAGGGCGAAAAGGCCATCACTGATTTGCTCGACGCTCTGGACAACTTTATCCCTGAACCTGTGCGCGAACAGGACAAGCCGTTCCTGATGTGCGTGGAAGACGTGTTCAACATTGAAGGTCGTGGCACGGTTGTCACGGGTCGTGTTGAGCGCGGCGTGCTCAAAAAGATGGAAGAAGTCGAGATTGTAGGTCTTCGCGAAACCCGCAAGACCACGGCGACGGACATCGAAATGTTCCGCAAGCTGCTTGATTCCTGCCAGCCCGGCGACAACGTTGGTGTGCTGCTCCGCGGCACGAAGAAGGACGAGGTTGAGCGCGGCATGGTTCTCGCAAAGCCAGGTTCCATTACGCCTCACACCAAGTTCAAGGCGGAAGTTTACGTCCTGTCCAAGGATGAAGGTGGTCGTCATACGCCGTTCTTCACCAACTATCGTCCGCAGTTCTATTTCCGGACGTCTGACGTGACTGGTTCGCTGACTCTGCCTGCTGGCGTGGAAATGGTGATGCCCGGTGATAACGTCACCGTTGAAGTCGTGCTGCAAAAGGCGGTCGCGATGGAGAAGGGCCTTCGCTTCGCGGTGCGCGAAGGTGGCCGCACCATCGGTGCCGGTCGCGTGACCGAAGTCATCGAATAA
- a CDS encoding cbb3-type cytochrome c oxidase subunit II — protein sequence MALASSWFGLVLAPQLQVGRKDITTVTGTGDLYPSRRPGQAEQGAQVYRANGCVTCHSQQVRQTGTVFDVVLDELGTNAPAVKQALKELDANLSEAELAALPKDIFRAVDKDHSDKADAALKKTGAKYEIRIRPIGADIDRGWGRRGNVAADYLQDSPVFLGAQRLGPDLANVGVRKPDLNWQLNHLYAPASVVPGSTMPPYRFLFEKRKIGRYPSPDALKLPGEFAPEPGYEIVPTDRARELAAYLLSLRSDVPLHEAPLSAK from the coding sequence GTGGCGCTCGCGAGCTCGTGGTTTGGCCTCGTGCTGGCGCCGCAATTGCAGGTCGGCCGCAAGGACATCACCACAGTGACCGGCACCGGCGATCTGTATCCGTCGCGCCGTCCGGGACAGGCGGAGCAGGGGGCGCAGGTTTATCGCGCCAACGGCTGCGTGACCTGTCACAGCCAGCAGGTGCGGCAGACGGGCACGGTGTTTGACGTGGTGCTCGATGAACTGGGCACCAACGCACCCGCCGTCAAACAGGCGTTGAAGGAACTCGATGCAAATTTGAGTGAGGCCGAACTGGCCGCGCTGCCGAAGGACATTTTCCGGGCGGTGGACAAGGACCATTCCGACAAGGCGGATGCTGCCTTGAAGAAAACGGGCGCGAAGTATGAAATCCGCATTCGTCCCATTGGTGCTGACATCGACCGGGGGTGGGGCCGGCGCGGCAATGTGGCGGCAGATTACCTGCAGGACAGTCCGGTCTTTTTGGGCGCGCAACGGCTCGGGCCGGATCTGGCCAATGTGGGCGTGCGCAAGCCGGACCTGAACTGGCAATTGAATCATCTGTATGCTCCGGCCAGCGTGGTTCCGGGTTCCACCATGCCGCCTTACCGGTTTTTGTTCGAGAAGCGCAAAATCGGCCGCTATCCGTCGCCAGACGCACTGAAGCTCCCGGGTGAATTCGCGCCAGAACCCGGCTACGAAATTGTCCCGACGGACCGGGCCCGCGAACTCGCGGCCTACCTGCTCAGCCTGCGCTCGGACGTTCCCCTGCACGAAGCTCCTTTGTCAGCGAAATGA
- the rnhC gene encoding ribonuclease HIII has protein sequence MKALNCYTCKLTPEQAASLRAFLEQARFVFRQVPHAAFAGDKGKVGVVFYHSGKLVVQGKETREFVEFVLEPQIIKEAKLGYETVLNPDLLLPRLGVDESGKGDFFGPLCVAGVYVNEAVIKAWADAGIRDSKNISSDKKIGELADLIQHTPGCVTTVVPIGNEAYNRLHAKLGSVNAILAWGHARVIENLLGQKQRMNPPPVRAISDQFARSKATVERALMSQGRELELVQRHKAEEDMAVAAASILARHEFVSRLAQLGKQFGMPLPKGASEATLAAGRKFVELHGAEKLSQVAKLHFKTTQAIGG, from the coding sequence GTGAAAGCTCTGAACTGTTACACTTGCAAGTTGACCCCGGAGCAGGCGGCCTCGTTGCGGGCATTCCTGGAACAGGCCAGGTTTGTGTTCCGTCAGGTGCCGCATGCTGCCTTCGCCGGCGACAAGGGCAAAGTCGGGGTGGTGTTTTACCACAGCGGCAAGCTCGTGGTGCAGGGCAAGGAAACCCGTGAGTTCGTCGAGTTCGTCCTCGAGCCCCAGATTATAAAGGAGGCGAAGCTCGGCTACGAAACCGTGCTGAATCCGGACCTGCTGCTCCCGCGGCTTGGCGTGGACGAAAGCGGCAAAGGCGACTTTTTCGGGCCGTTGTGCGTGGCGGGTGTGTATGTGAACGAAGCGGTCATCAAGGCCTGGGCGGACGCGGGCATTCGTGATTCGAAGAACATTTCGAGCGACAAAAAAATCGGCGAGCTGGCGGACTTGATCCAGCATACGCCGGGTTGCGTGACGACGGTGGTGCCGATTGGCAACGAGGCCTACAACCGGCTGCATGCCAAGCTCGGCAGTGTGAATGCAATCCTGGCCTGGGGGCATGCACGGGTGATCGAAAACCTGTTGGGACAGAAGCAGCGCATGAATCCGCCGCCGGTGCGCGCGATCAGCGACCAGTTTGCCCGCAGCAAGGCAACCGTCGAACGCGCCCTGATGTCACAAGGCCGCGAACTCGAGCTGGTCCAGCGCCACAAGGCGGAAGAAGACATGGCGGTGGCGGCGGCCTCAATTCTGGCGCGTCATGAATTCGTCAGCCGGCTGGCCCAGTTAGGCAAACAATTCGGCATGCCCCTGCCGAAGGGGGCGTCGGAAGCAACGCTTGCTGCCGGCCGGAAGTTTGTTGAGCTGCACGGCGCGGAAAAGCTCAGCCAGGTGGCGAAACTGCATTTCAAAACGACGCAGGCCATCGGCGGTTGA
- a CDS encoding shikimate kinase: MDSCRHIRNLALIGFMGAGKSSVGRAVAQMLHFEFVDTDELIESRTGKSITQIFAQDGEAHFRELERKVVEQLDAASNVVISTGGGLPTNQTNLDLLKQHALVVCLWTSPERIWERVRHQSHRPLLQTADPMARIRELLDIRAPFYRQADVLLNTDNRSQRQVCQQVIQQFRLATAQTA, translated from the coding sequence ATGGATTCCTGCCGTCACATTCGCAACCTCGCGTTGATCGGCTTCATGGGCGCCGGCAAGTCCTCCGTCGGCCGCGCGGTTGCACAGATGCTCCACTTTGAGTTTGTGGACACGGACGAATTGATCGAATCCCGGACCGGCAAATCCATCACGCAAATTTTCGCCCAGGACGGCGAGGCGCATTTCCGCGAGTTGGAACGGAAGGTCGTCGAACAACTGGACGCGGCCAGCAACGTGGTCATTTCGACCGGCGGCGGCCTGCCGACCAATCAGACCAATCTCGACCTGCTCAAACAACACGCGCTGGTCGTCTGTCTCTGGACTTCGCCGGAACGCATTTGGGAACGCGTGCGCCACCAAAGCCACCGTCCGCTCCTGCAAACGGCCGACCCGATGGCCCGCATTCGCGAGCTGCTGGACATCCGCGCGCCGTTTTACCGGCAGGCCGACGTGCTGCTCAACACGGACAACCGTTCACAGCGCCAGGTCTGTCAGCAGGTCATCCAGCAGTTTCGCCTCGCCACCGCCCAAACCGCATGA
- a CDS encoding cbb3-type cytochrome c oxidase subunit I: MSETRSISDSATPTTGAIDASCRVPLLALFAGASLWLLAAAVTALLASMSFHKPDLFADDLWLSYGRILPFSKAALLYGFCLPAGYGLALWLGARLGRTPLAAPAMGLLGALLWNLGVLIGAFGVLCGGSTGYEGMAMPKYAMFMIFGASLLLGFVGLLTVHQRRDRQMYPSLWFVISAYFWFPWILSTAVLLVDVTPVRGVAQAIIADWYLNNLQFVVLGLFGMGAALYFVPKLAGRGLYSANTALFALFTLMVFGSWTGIPMGGPLPAWIGTLSSIAAVFAVVPTLAHFDNVRRSSGGAAPAAEAKFFSWSAALLVLAALVAAVSAFVAQTQFTLVRPAQMTLLVQGFFVLIALGGMYHVVPKVADLNWPVTGFVRLHFWLAAGGVLLMALPGLIGGWQQGAKLNQPDVVFLDVAKGALMPIRAASAGELLWALGTVLLALNVFGVLLKRARACWRPAVSEMTATMTTAEVKA; this comes from the coding sequence ATGAGCGAGACCCGATCCATTTCTGATTCAGCCACGCCGACGACCGGAGCCATCGACGCGTCCTGTCGTGTGCCGTTGCTGGCCTTGTTTGCCGGAGCGTCGCTCTGGCTGCTGGCGGCGGCCGTGACGGCGTTGCTGGCCTCGATGAGTTTTCACAAGCCGGATCTGTTTGCCGATGACCTGTGGCTCAGCTACGGCCGGATTCTGCCGTTCAGCAAGGCCGCGCTGTTGTATGGCTTCTGCCTGCCGGCGGGATACGGACTGGCGTTGTGGCTGGGGGCGCGGCTGGGGCGCACTCCGCTGGCCGCGCCTGCAATGGGCCTGCTGGGAGCCCTGCTTTGGAACTTGGGCGTGCTGATTGGTGCATTTGGAGTCCTTTGCGGCGGCAGCACGGGCTACGAGGGCATGGCCATGCCCAAGTATGCCATGTTCATGATTTTTGGCGCGTCACTGCTGCTTGGATTTGTGGGGCTGCTCACGGTGCATCAACGGCGGGACCGGCAGATGTATCCCTCCCTCTGGTTCGTAATCAGCGCGTATTTCTGGTTTCCGTGGATTTTGTCCACGGCCGTTCTGCTGGTCGATGTGACGCCCGTGCGCGGAGTGGCGCAGGCCATCATTGCCGATTGGTATCTGAACAACCTCCAATTCGTCGTCCTCGGTTTGTTTGGCATGGGCGCAGCCTTGTATTTCGTCCCCAAACTGGCGGGGCGGGGGCTCTACAGCGCCAACACCGCGCTGTTCGCCCTGTTTACCTTGATGGTGTTTGGCAGCTGGACCGGCATCCCGATGGGCGGGCCGTTGCCGGCGTGGATCGGCACCTTGAGCAGCATTGCGGCTGTCTTTGCCGTGGTGCCAACGCTTGCGCATTTTGACAACGTGCGGCGCTCCTCCGGCGGGGCGGCGCCTGCGGCGGAAGCAAAATTCTTTTCCTGGAGTGCGGCGCTGCTGGTGCTGGCGGCGTTGGTCGCCGCCGTGAGCGCCTTCGTGGCGCAAACCCAGTTCACATTGGTTCGTCCTGCGCAAATGACCCTGCTCGTTCAGGGGTTCTTCGTGTTGATTGCGCTGGGCGGCATGTATCACGTCGTGCCGAAAGTTGCCGACCTTAACTGGCCGGTGACGGGTTTCGTTCGCCTGCATTTCTGGCTGGCGGCCGGGGGCGTTCTGTTGATGGCGTTGCCGGGTTTGATCGGCGGCTGGCAGCAAGGCGCAAAGCTTAATCAGCCCGACGTCGTCTTTTTGGACGTGGCGAAAGGCGCGCTCATGCCGATTCGCGCAGCGAGCGCCGGTGAGCTGTTGTGGGCTTTGGGCACCGTGTTGCTGGCTCTGAATGTGTTTGGCGTGCTTCTCAAGCGCGCGCGGGCCTGCTGGCGGCCGGCGGTGAGCGAAATGACAGCGACCATGACGACGGCGGAGGTGAAGGCGTGA
- a CDS encoding LamG-like jellyroll fold domain-containing protein gives MHPLRTAMRRLGGLIVAVALWLGWLLPAGASSTIFGGGPFYSGGTATMNALRASGYTTVMLWCIHVDATSGNLIYNDQLIVANGAYVGNASWPGQLATLKAQPTSVNRIEVSVSSWGVNDFQSIQTLMNNYGTNTDSILYRNFQALKAATGADAIDYDDETLYDVATAVKFGRMLASIGYKVTLCPYTNPSFWQGVYSQLGTGIVDAVYLQCYAGGAGNNPATWNGYFSGTKVQPGMWCKNGNGCTAGNSASEVQTQMAAWRAGADIPGGFMWLYDDMLACNAGGTPADYARAINTAVDPLVVSPAAGFAAATAFRALSVPTTTPFVLSNAGPSTLNWNLVNTSSWLTVSAAGGSLVANSAAMVTVGLNAAVATNLTPGFYSASIVFSNHSSGVAVARNFTLNTAIALWPVTVTGFNAALLAPNTATPANPGASAFDIPNNYCFCQAGLSGGSLGLPLNGFFASLADAYTAFQLGGYGTTNALLLGNTYPRSGTLTMTSPRQFSALSVLATSANGGGVGTLVLNFTNGTRSPALSFNAQDWFYTVTNVALQGFGRLKLGTSLTLENNGAANPNLYQTTFNLAALGLTQAVASITFSNPATAGASQTTAILAVSGLPGDIPLGAPAVLAARPGSNATVQLTWSPVVGAANYHVKRSTVSGGPYVTLASPVGTNHTATGLANGTTYFFVVSSSGPFGEGANSTEVSAMPGSYAGWLLSASPAGYWPLAETGGSVTHDVVGGNDGFYAGTCYLGLAGVAGAGFAVPHRAVHYDGSSGYTQIPRVIGSTNFSIAFWLLTSATGGTPNWYNGRGIVDGEVSGMTDDFGVALVGGKIGFGLGNPDVTLTSVKTVNNAQWHHVGVTRDAGTGALRIYIDGTLDTSGTGPTGPKTAPSSLRLGSLQTANNFLNGSLSDVAVYNRVLNPEDVAVLYQAATGLFYDVTLTNSWNGNSLVLSWAGNGKLLEATNILGPWSTNAAGSPVIVSPAQPQKFYRILTR, from the coding sequence TTGCACCCGCTGCGAACCGCGATGCGCCGGCTCGGCGGCCTGATCGTCGCCGTTGCCTTGTGGCTGGGTTGGCTGCTGCCCGCCGGGGCGTCCTCGACCATCTTTGGCGGCGGGCCGTTTTATTCGGGTGGCACCGCGACGATGAATGCCTTGCGTGCTTCCGGCTACACAACGGTGATGCTTTGGTGCATTCATGTGGATGCGACGAGCGGCAACCTGATTTACAACGACCAGTTGATTGTCGCGAATGGCGCCTATGTGGGCAACGCGTCGTGGCCCGGGCAACTCGCCACGCTGAAGGCGCAGCCGACGTCCGTGAACCGCATCGAGGTGTCGGTGTCTTCCTGGGGGGTGAATGACTTCCAGTCGATTCAAACCCTGATGAACAACTACGGGACGAACACAGACAGCATTCTCTACCGTAATTTTCAAGCGTTGAAGGCGGCCACCGGCGCCGACGCCATTGATTACGACGACGAGACGCTTTATGACGTCGCGACGGCGGTGAAATTCGGCCGGATGCTGGCGTCCATCGGCTACAAGGTGACGCTGTGTCCTTACACCAATCCCAGCTTCTGGCAGGGCGTTTACAGTCAACTGGGCACCGGCATTGTGGACGCGGTTTATCTTCAGTGCTACGCGGGTGGGGCGGGCAATAATCCGGCGACGTGGAACGGCTATTTCAGCGGCACGAAGGTGCAGCCCGGGATGTGGTGCAAGAACGGGAACGGCTGCACGGCTGGCAACTCCGCCAGCGAGGTGCAGACGCAGATGGCCGCCTGGCGGGCCGGTGCGGACATCCCCGGCGGATTCATGTGGCTCTACGATGACATGCTGGCCTGCAACGCGGGCGGCACGCCGGCCGATTACGCCCGGGCCATCAACACGGCGGTGGATCCGCTCGTCGTTTCGCCCGCGGCCGGTTTCGCTGCGGCGACGGCGTTTCGCGCGTTGTCAGTGCCCACGACCACGCCGTTTGTGCTCTCAAACGCCGGTCCTTCAACGCTCAACTGGAATCTCGTCAATACCTCGAGCTGGCTCACCGTCTCGGCGGCAGGCGGTTCGCTCGTTGCCAACAGCGCGGCGATGGTGACAGTGGGTTTGAATGCTGCGGTTGCCACGAACCTGACACCGGGATTTTACTCCGCCAGCATCGTGTTCAGCAACCACAGTTCAGGCGTTGCGGTCGCGCGCAACTTCACGTTGAACACGGCCATTGCTCTCTGGCCGGTGACGGTGACGGGCTTTAATGCTGCCTTGCTGGCACCCAATACGGCCACACCTGCGAATCCCGGAGCGTCGGCGTTCGACATCCCGAACAATTACTGTTTCTGTCAGGCCGGGTTGAGCGGTGGTTCGCTGGGACTGCCGCTGAACGGCTTCTTCGCCAGCCTGGCCGATGCTTACACGGCGTTTCAACTGGGCGGTTACGGGACGACCAATGCCTTGTTGCTCGGGAACACGTATCCCCGATCCGGCACATTGACCATGACCTCACCTCGCCAGTTCAGTGCCCTGTCGGTGCTGGCGACATCGGCCAATGGCGGTGGCGTGGGCACTCTGGTGCTCAACTTCACCAACGGCACACGGAGTCCCGCGCTGTCGTTCAATGCGCAGGATTGGTTTTACACCGTGACGAATGTGGCGTTGCAGGGTTTTGGACGCTTGAAGCTCGGCACCAGTTTAACACTGGAGAACAATGGCGCCGCCAATCCTAACTTGTATCAGACCACGTTCAACCTTGCGGCGCTGGGGCTCACGCAGGCGGTTGCCTCTATCACTTTTTCCAACCCGGCCACGGCCGGCGCTTCCCAAACCACGGCCATCCTCGCCGTCAGCGGACTTCCCGGCGACATTCCACTCGGTGCGCCCGCCGTGCTGGCGGCCCGGCCGGGCTCCAACGCCACCGTGCAACTGACCTGGTCGCCGGTGGTCGGGGCGGCCAATTATCACGTCAAGCGTTCCACGGTGAGCGGAGGTCCTTACGTCACGTTGGCGAGCCCTGTCGGCACGAATCACACTGCGACCGGCCTTGCGAATGGCACCACGTATTTTTTCGTGGTTTCGTCGTCGGGTCCGTTCGGGGAAGGCGCGAACTCAACCGAAGTCAGCGCCATGCCGGGTTCGTATGCCGGCTGGCTCCTGTCCGCGAGTCCGGCTGGTTACTGGCCGCTGGCTGAGACCGGTGGTTCCGTGACGCACGATGTGGTGGGAGGGAACGACGGTTTTTACGCGGGCACCTGCTATCTGGGCCTGGCGGGCGTGGCAGGGGCGGGCTTTGCTGTGCCGCATCGGGCCGTGCATTACGACGGAAGCAGCGGTTACACGCAAATCCCGCGGGTGATTGGCAGCACGAATTTTTCGATTGCCTTCTGGCTTCTGACCAGCGCGACCGGCGGCACGCCCAATTGGTATAACGGCCGGGGCATTGTGGACGGTGAAGTGAGCGGCATGACGGATGATTTTGGCGTTGCATTGGTTGGCGGCAAGATTGGCTTTGGTCTGGGCAATCCGGATGTGACGCTGACCTCCGTCAAGACGGTCAATAACGCGCAGTGGCATCACGTCGGGGTGACGCGTGACGCCGGCACCGGCGCGCTGCGCATCTACATCGATGGCACCCTCGACACGAGTGGGACCGGTCCTACGGGGCCCAAGACCGCCCCGTCCAGCCTGCGCCTCGGCAGCTTGCAAACGGCCAACAATTTTCTCAACGGGAGCCTGTCCGATGTGGCGGTTTACAATCGCGTCTTGAATCCTGAAGACGTGGCGGTGCTTTACCAGGCGGCCACCGGTCTGTTCTACGACGTGACATTGACGAATTCGTGGAATGGCAACAGCCTTGTGTTGAGCTGGGCCGGCAACGGCAAATTGCTGGAGGCGACGAACATTTTGGGGCCTTGGTCAACCAATGCGGCGGGGTCGCCGGTGATCGTCAGTCCCGCCCAGCCGCAGAAGTTCTATCGCATCCTGACGCGCTGA